In Actinomycetota bacterium, the DNA window ACATTTTACCCTCTCCCTACCCTCTCCCACCAGGGGAGAGGAATTGAGTAAGACGAAGGTAGAAACTTTGCCCAAATCTTATAGTAATCTTTAGATTTATATACTACCAAACATAACAGATTACTTCTCCACTAACTCCTAATTTTCTTGCCTTTCTTCCAGTTAAAATACCATTAGAAGTTGATATAATTGAAATTCCCAAACCGCCTAAAACCCTTGGTATTTCATCTTTCTTTGCATATACTCTAAGTTCAGGTTTACTAATACGTCTTATACCTGTAATTATCTTTTCTTTATTTGGACCATATTTTAAATAAATCTTTATTCTATCCTGTACTGGATTCCTTTCAATTTTATAATCTTTTATATAACCCTCTTCTAAAAGAATTTTAACTATTTCAAATACCACTTTTGAGGAGGGTACTTCCGTTACCAAATGATTTGCAGAATTAGCATTTCTTATCTTAGTTAACATATCTCCAATAGTATCTGATACACTCATTTATTCCCCCTTAACCTACCAACTAGCTTTTTTTAATCCTGGAATTTGTCCTTTATGGGCTAATTCCCTAAGACAAATTCGACATAAACCAAACTTTCTATAATATCCTCTTGATCTTCCACATCGATTGCATCGATTATACTGTCTCACTTTAAATTTTTGTTTCCTTTTTGCTTTTATAATTAAAGATTTTTTAGCCAATAAAACCTCCTGATATTGACATTCTTCACTTTGTTTCGTTTCATTCAGACTCTTCCCCTGACCCTCGAGTGCAACGAAGGAGAAGGGATGACAAATAAAATTAATATTGTTATTTTTTATAAAATTAATTATTTAATTATGTTATTTTTCGCTAAAAGGTACTCCAAAATATTTTAGAAGAGAAAAACCTTCTTCATTTCCATTTGATGAGGTTACTATAGTTACATTCATTCCTCGTGTACGGTCTATCTTATCACTGTCAACTTCTAAAAAAACAATTTGTTCAGTAACTCCCACAGTTAAATTTCCTTTTTTATCCATTGATTTTGGAGAAATTCCTCTAAAATCTCTAGTTCTTGGTAAAGCGACGGATAAGAATCTATCTAAAAACTCATACATTCTATTTCCTCTTAATGTAACTTTAAGACCTATCTTCATACCAGCTCTTAGTTTAAATCCTGCAATAGATTTCTTTGCTCTTGTAACTATTGGCATCTGACCTGTTATAGCTTTTAAATTTTTAATAGCATCTTCTAGCTCATTAGGATTTTGTATTGCAGAACCTATACCCATATTAACAACTATTTTTTCAAGTTTAGGAACTTGCATCTTATTCTTATATGAGAACTGCTTAACCATATTTGGTATTATTTCTTTTTCAAATTTTTCTTTTAATCTTGGTTTGTACATTAATTTCTCCTACTTCCTAATGAATATTAAAGAAATATTTTAAGGAATTTGTTCTCCACATCTCTTACAAACTCTAACTTTCTCATTATTTTTTAAAATTTGCATCTTCACTCTAGTTGGCTTTCCACAAGAAGGACAAACAAGCATTACATTACTTATATAAATTGGCCCCTCTTTTTTAATTACTCCACCCGGTTCCTGCTCACTCTTTTTTCGTGTGTGTCTTTTTATAATATTTTTCCCTTTAACATAAACTCTTTCTTTTTCTGGTTCAATTCTTAGAACTTTACCAGTCCTTTTTTTAAATGATTTACTTGAATCTTTACCTTTTATAATAACTACTGTATCTCCCTTTTTTATCTTTAATTTTACCAATTTTTCCTCCTATAAAACCTCTGGTGATAGAGATACTATTTTCATATATTCTTTATCTCTTAATTCCCTTGCTACAGGACCAAATATTCTTGTTCCCCTAGGATTATTTTGGTTATCTATTATAACGGCAGCATTTTCATCGAATTTTATATATGTTCCATCATTTCTCCTATAACCTTTTTTAGTTCGCACTACAACTGCTTTAACTATTTCACTTTTTTTAACAACTCCATCTGGTGATGCAGATTTTACAGTAGCTATTATTACATCACCAACACGCGCATATCTTCTTCTTGTTCCACCCAATACCCTAATACACATTATTACTTTTGCTCCTGTATTATCTGCTACTTTTAATCTACTAAATGATTGTATCATTTTAAAAACCTCACTTACTTTGCTCAACTACTTTAAAGACTCTCCACCTCTTTGTCTTGCTAATTGGTTTAGTCTCCATAATAGATACAAGATCACCTACTTTGCATTCACCCTTTTCATCATGAACCTTATATTTCTTCACTTTTATCATAGTCTTTTTATAAACAGGGTGATGAGAAGTTGTTATTACTTCAACAACTACAGTTTTATCCATTTTATCACTTATAACCTTGCCTAATTTGACTTTTCTTCTACTTCTCATTAATTACCTCTCTCTCCCTCTCGTATTTCACAGTCATTATCCTCGCAATTTCTCTTTTTATTTCTTTTATTTTTGCTGTGTTTTCAAGTTTACTAATTGATAATTGAAATCTAAGATTAAAAAGATCCTGTTTAGCCTCAGCTAATTTCTTATCTAACTGATCAAAAGTCAATTCTCTGAGTTGAGTTGCTTTCAAATTACTCGCCTCCTCCTTCCCTAAGTGTAACAAATTTACATTTTATAGGGAGTTTATGAGAAGCTCTTCTCATTGCATCTTTTGCTAATTCCTCAGATACACCCGAAAGTTCGAACATAATACGACCTGGTTTAACAATTGCTACCCATTTATCAAGTGCACCTTTTCCACTTCCCATTCTGGTTTCTGCGGGTTTTTTAGTAACTGGTTTATGAGGAAATATATTTATCCAGATTTTACCTCCCCTTTTTATACATCGTGTAATTGCTATTCTTGCAGCTTCTATTTGTCTATTTGTTATCCAGGATGGTTCTAGTGCTTGAAGCCCATACTGACCGAAAGATAATTTTGATCCTCTTATTGACTTACCTTTCAACCTTCCTCTAAACTCTTTTCTATGTTTTACCCTTTTGGGAAGTAACATTTCTTCTCCTTAAAAAATTTTTCTTACTTATAAAACAATTCTTTAAATTTAAATTGGTATAAATCTTATGATTTAATATTTTTATGACTTTTCAATTGACTTAGTTTCTTCATCATGAGAGCTCTTAAACTGCTCCTGCTCACTAGTAACCTCTCCTCTGTTTATCCACACTTTTACTCCAATAACTCCAAATTTTGTAATTGCGTCTTTTTGTCCATAATCAATATCTGCTTTTATAGTATGAAGGGGTATTCTTCCCTCCTTAAACCACACTGTTCTTGCCATCTCGGCCCCCCCAAGTCTTCCTGAACATGAAATCTTTATTCCTTTTGCTCCAGCTTTCATTGTTATAAATATTGCTTTTTTCATCGCTCTTCTATAGCCAGTTCTTCCCTCTATCTGTTGAGCTACATCCTCAGCAACTAAAACCGCATCTAATTCAGGTTTTACAACTTCAACAATATTTATAATAACCTGGTGATCTGTCATCTTCTCTATTTCTTTTTTTAAAATATTTATATTTGATCCTTTTCTTCCTATAACTATACCTGGACGTGCTGTACAAACATTTATTGTCATTATCCCTGCTGTTCTTTCGATCTCTATTCCTGAAACAGCAGCATTTGGTAATTGATCCCTTAAATATTCTCTCATCTTTATATCCTCACAAAGAAACTTGGAATACTCTTTAGTCGCAAACCAATGAGTTTTCCAATCTCTATTAATTCCTGTTCTGAAACCGACAGGATTTACTTTTTGTCCCAAATTAACTCTCCTCTCTTTGAGAAATATAAATAGTTATATGACTTGTCCTCTTTTTAATTCTATCCGCTCTTCCTCTTGCTCTCGGTTTCATCCTTTTTAAAGTTGGACCTTGATCAACATATATTTTTGATATATATAAATTTTCCTTTTTCATACCATGATTTTCAATAGCATTTGCTACAGCACTAGAAAGTACCTTTTTTACTATCTTGGCTGCTTTTTTAGGAGTAAAATCTAAGACTACTTTAGCTTTAGAAACATCCATTCCTCTTATCATATCTATAACTAATCTAGTTTTTTGAGAACTTATCCTGATATATCTTAAAACTGCTTTAACTTCCAAATTATCCTCCTATAATAGTTTTTCCTATTACTTCAATGATGTTGATCTTTCAGTGTGACTACCATGCAATCTAAATGTTCTAGTAGGAGCAAATTCACCCAATTTATGCCCAACCATATTCTCAGTTATAAAAATTGGAACATGTTTTCTCCCATTATGTACAGCAATTGTGTGACCGACCATTTCAGGAATTATAGTGCAACTTCTGGCCCAAGTCTTTATCATTTTCTTTTCTTTTTTAGTGTTTAACTCAGAGATCTTCTTATAAAGCTTTTCATCAATATAAGGACCTTTCTTTAGAGATCTAGGCAATTTACCTCCCTCTTAATTTTTTTTATTTCCTACGTTTAATTATCATTTTATCTGATGGTTTTCTCTTTTTTCTTGTTTTATACCCAATAGCTTTTACTCCAGTAGGGGATGAAGGTGGTCTTCCTGATTTTCCCCTTCCTTCACCACCACCATGAGGGTGATCCACTGGATTCATTGCTGTACCTCTTGTAGTTGGTCTAATTCCTAACCATCTACTTCTTCCAGCTTTTCCTTTTATCATAATATCATGTTCTACATTACCAACTTGACCAATTGTTGCTCTACAATTCAAGTTAATAAGTCTTATTTCACCAGATGGAAGTTTTAAATTTCCATAATCTCCTTCTTTAGCCATCAATTGAGCACTTGAACCAGCTGATCTTGCTAATTGACCTCCCTTACCTAGTTGCATCTCAATATTGTGTACAAATGTTCCAGTAGGAATCTTCCTTAGTGGAAGAGTATTTCCAGTTTTAATGTCCACATTATCACCAGAAATAACTGAATCCCCCACCTTTATACCTCTGGGTGCTAATATATAATTCTTCTCTCCATCTCTATAAACAATTAAAGCAATATTGCATGATCTGTTCGGATCATACTCAATCGAATTAACTCTTGCTATAATATCATCTTTTTTTCTTTTAAAATCTATAACTCTATATTTTCTTTTATGTCCACCACCCTTGTGTCGAACTGTAATCCTACCACTAACATTTCTACCAGCTTTTTTCTTAATTGGCTTAGTCAACGTTTTTTCTGGTTTCTTTTTTGTCAATTCTGAATAATCAATTCCTATTAAAAATCTTCTACCAGGGGTTGTAGGTTTATATTTTTTTACTGGCAAATTAACTCCCTTTATATAATTATCTCTTTAATTAGAATTTATTTTTTTTACTTATTTAGAGCTTTGTGGTGTACTTTCGCAGGCATTTTTAGCCAAGAAAGTATACCCAAAGCTTTTAACAGTTATTTAATTTATTTCTTAATTAGATTCACTTCACTTAGAGCTTTTAATATATTTATTTACTTTCAAATATTGGTATACTATCACCTTGCTTTAAGGTAATAATT includes these proteins:
- the rplP gene encoding 50S ribosomal protein L16 → MLLPKRVKHRKEFRGRLKGKSIRGSKLSFGQYGLQALEPSWITNRQIEAARIAITRCIKRGGKIWINIFPHKPVTKKPAETRMGSGKGALDKWVAIVKPGRIMFELSGVSEELAKDAMRRASHKLPIKCKFVTLREGGGE
- the rplB gene encoding 50S ribosomal protein L2 gives rise to the protein MPVKKYKPTTPGRRFLIGIDYSELTKKKPEKTLTKPIKKKAGRNVSGRITVRHKGGGHKRKYRVIDFKRKKDDIIARVNSIEYDPNRSCNIALIVYRDGEKNYILAPRGIKVGDSVISGDNVDIKTGNTLPLRKIPTGTFVHNIEMQLGKGGQLARSAGSSAQLMAKEGDYGNLKLPSGEIRLINLNCRATIGQVGNVEHDIMIKGKAGRSRWLGIRPTTRGTAMNPVDHPHGGGEGRGKSGRPPSSPTGVKAIGYKTRKKRKPSDKMIIKRRK
- the rplE gene encoding 50S ribosomal protein L5, with product MYKPRLKEKFEKEIIPNMVKQFSYKNKMQVPKLEKIVVNMGIGSAIQNPNELEDAIKNLKAITGQMPIVTRAKKSIAGFKLRAGMKIGLKVTLRGNRMYEFLDRFLSVALPRTRDFRGISPKSMDKKGNLTVGVTEQIVFLEVDSDKIDRTRGMNVTIVTSSNGNEEGFSLLKYFGVPFSEK
- the rplV gene encoding 50S ribosomal protein L22, with the translated sequence MEVKAVLRYIRISSQKTRLVIDMIRGMDVSKAKVVLDFTPKKAAKIVKKVLSSAVANAIENHGMKKENLYISKIYVDQGPTLKRMKPRARGRADRIKKRTSHITIYISQREES
- the rplX gene encoding 50S ribosomal protein L24 encodes the protein MVKLKIKKGDTVVIIKGKDSSKSFKKRTGKVLRIEPEKERVYVKGKNIIKRHTRKKSEQEPGGVIKKEGPIYISNVMLVCPSCGKPTRVKMQILKNNEKVRVCKRCGEQIP
- the rpsC gene encoding 30S ribosomal protein S3, translating into MGQKVNPVGFRTGINRDWKTHWFATKEYSKFLCEDIKMREYLRDQLPNAAVSGIEIERTAGIMTINVCTARPGIVIGRKGSNINILKKEIEKMTDHQVIINIVEVVKPELDAVLVAEDVAQQIEGRTGYRRAMKKAIFITMKAGAKGIKISCSGRLGGAEMARTVWFKEGRIPLHTIKADIDYGQKDAITKFGVIGVKVWINRGEVTSEQEQFKSSHDEETKSIEKS
- a CDS encoding type Z 30S ribosomal protein S14, which encodes MAKKSLIIKAKRKQKFKVRQYNRCNRCGRSRGYYRKFGLCRICLRELAHKGQIPGLKKASW
- the rpsS gene encoding 30S ribosomal protein S19 produces the protein MPRSLKKGPYIDEKLYKKISELNTKKEKKMIKTWARSCTIIPEMVGHTIAVHNGRKHVPIFITENMVGHKLGEFAPTRTFRLHGSHTERSTSLK
- the rplN gene encoding 50S ribosomal protein L14, with translation MIQSFSRLKVADNTGAKVIMCIRVLGGTRRRYARVGDVIIATVKSASPDGVVKKSEIVKAVVVRTKKGYRRNDGTYIKFDENAAVIIDNQNNPRGTRIFGPVARELRDKEYMKIVSLSPEVL
- the rpsQ gene encoding 30S ribosomal protein S17, whose product is MRSRRKVKLGKVISDKMDKTVVVEVITTSHHPVYKKTMIKVKKYKVHDEKGECKVGDLVSIMETKPISKTKRWRVFKVVEQSK
- the rpsH gene encoding 30S ribosomal protein S8, with product MSVSDTIGDMLTKIRNANSANHLVTEVPSSKVVFEIVKILLEEGYIKDYKIERNPVQDRIKIYLKYGPNKEKIITGIRRISKPELRVYAKKDEIPRVLGGLGISIISTSNGILTGRKARKLGVSGEVICYVW
- the rpmC gene encoding 50S ribosomal protein L29, which translates into the protein MKATQLRELTFDQLDKKLAEAKQDLFNLRFQLSISKLENTAKIKEIKREIARIMTVKYEREREVINEK